In one Drosophila pseudoobscura strain MV-25-SWS-2005 chromosome X, UCI_Dpse_MV25, whole genome shotgun sequence genomic region, the following are encoded:
- the LOC6901384 gene encoding uncharacterized protein: protein MKLLHILCALLTNCALIWAASEEVGVGAGAEEEPKGSASSEHGRDSRLPKQNQHNSHSQHNPHSPHNQHSPGFKLISFDAVGKHVALGLDYLVPFLEVPVKRKRNAPPKPLVIINSAAVLSCGLVAAGGLLVGHLIRSMGLEAITEDEPPTSGRPKSSEEEAPATSEAGHNATARGLLDKDRSFLGLFENFKLVYRNETGERVGSSLPSVISTVERAYFKNEIDLSACLLKSLCTLTFKASDRVRRSQASDMDHVLDAATNWTWLLTWLEQSTLREAIEAGRDPRPSHCASKYPYCRWAAPEEQILQLLQNHVMFK, encoded by the exons ATGAAGCTGCTGCACATCCTCTGCGCTCTCCTGACCAACTGTGCCCTTATCTGGGCTGCCAGTGaggaagtgggagtgggagcgggagcggaAGAGGAGCCAAAGGGATCCGCCTCGAGTGAACATGGACGGGACTCGAGGCTCCCAAAGCAGAATCAGCATAATTCGCATAGCCAGCATAATCCGCACAGTCCGCACAATCAGCATAGTCCCGGATTCAAGCTGATTTCCTTCGACGCTGTGGGCAAGCACGTTGCCTTGGGACTGGACTACCTGGTGCCCTTCCTGGAGGTGCCCGTCAAGCGGAAACGCAATGCACCACCAAAG CCCCTGGTCATAATCAATTCCGCGGCCGTGCTCAGCTGCGGACTCGTGGCAGCCGGGGGACTCCTCGTTGGACACCTGATCCGCAGCATGGGTCTGGAGGCCATCACCGAGGATGAGCCCCCCACGAGTGGGAGGCCAAAGTCCTCGGAGGAGGAAGCACCGGCCACATCCGAGGCGGGGCACAATGCCACGGCTCGCGGTCTCTTGGACAAGGACCGGAGCTTCCTCGGGTTGTTCGAGAATTTCAAGCTCGTTTACCGCAACGAAACAGGCGAGCGAGTGGGTAG CAGCCTTCCGAGTGTGATCAGCACAGTGGAGCGAGCGTACTTCAAGAACGAGATCGATCTCTCCGCCTGCCTGCTCAAGTCCCTCTGTACGCTGACCTTCAAGGCGAGCGACAGGGTGCGGAGGAGCCAGGCCTCCGACATGGACCACGTGCTGGATGCGGCCACCAACTGGACCTGGCTCCTCACCTGGCTGGAGCAGTCCACACTTCGCGAGGCCATCGAGGCCGGCAGGGATCCCAGACCATCTCACTGCGCCTCCAAGTATCCTTACTGCAGATGGGCGGCACCGGAGGAGCAAATCCTGCAACTGCTGCAAAACCACGTGATGTTCAAGTGA
- the LOC117185014 gene encoding uncharacterized protein has product MPSCDHAIIHLPTAATATRADGMWLVQILYLVGSLTVFAGLLLGYCGESVNGDFYGNASAKLLRFRDFEPRQQGRHLDEAFAEEMDAEMDAEMDMGMGLPGVGREGRGFHFHASGEDVSVELEFIVPFLKVPVKRSMGLARDAVQNLLNLRTGTLLNTAVVVAAGAVIAAVVRLLLAPLVITSLGNGHGHGYGYRSDTARGMRSLTDAVESHLEEHNMDVSACAQRYICQYLQHSVSPSYARALHVVASSPWLDSLTKDTAVRHAVETARGSRTCAHTYARCRWPRPSLGKPRYSLWTSRTLPKVLQYFNG; this is encoded by the exons ATGCCGTCATGCGATCATGCGATCATACACCTTCCAACCGCTGCGACGGCAACACGAGCTGACGGAATGTGGCTGGTGCAGATACTGTACTTGGTGGGCTCGTTGACGGTCTTTGCTGGTCTGCTGCTGGGCTACTGCGGAGAAAGTGTCAATGGAGACTTCTACGGCAATGCGAGTGCGAAGCTTCTGCGCTTCCGAGACTTTGAGCCCCGCCAGCAAGGGCGACACTTGGACGAGGCCTTCGCGGAGGAGATGGATGCGGAGATGGATGCAGAGATGGATATGGGGATGGGCCTGCCTGGCGTGGGGCGGGAGGGACGTGGCTTCCACTTTCATGCCAGCGGCGAGGATGTCAGCGTCGAGTTGGAGTTCATCGTGCCATTCCTGAAGGTGCCGGTGAAGCGCAGCATGGGCCTGGCCCGCGACGCCGTGCAGAACCTCCTGAACCTTCGCACGGGAACGCTGCTCAACACGGCGGTTGTGGTGGCTGCGGGAGCTGTCATTGCAGCCGTGGTGCGCCTGCTCCTGGCTCCGCTGGTGATCACGTCGCTGGGcaacggacacggacacggatacGGCTACAGATCGGATACCGCCAGAGGCA TGCGCAGCCTAACGGACGCTGTGGAGTCCCACCTGGAGGAGCACAACATGGACGTGTCCGCCTGTGCCCAGCGCTACATCTGCCAGTACCTGCAGCACAGTGTTTCCCCGAGCTATGCACGGGCTCTCCACGTGGTCGCCAG CTCTCCCTGGCTGGATTCCCTCACCAAAGACACTGCGGTTCGCCATGCCGTCGAAACGGCACGAGGCAGTCGGACCTGTGCCCACACCTACGCGAGATGCAGATGGCCTCGGCCCTCTCTCGGGAAGCCCCGCTACTCGCTGTGGACCTCGCGGACGTTGCCAAAAGTCCTGCAGTACTTCAACGGTTGA
- the LOC117184683 gene encoding uncharacterized protein, producing the protein MPSCDHAIIHLPTAATATRADGMWLVQILYLVGSLTVFAGLLLGYCGESVNGDFYGNASAKLLRFRDFEPRQQGRHLDEAFAEEMDAEMDAEMDMGMGLPGVGREGRGFHFHASGEDVSVELEFIVPFLKVPVKRSMGLARDAVQNLLNLRTGTLLNTAVVVAAGAVIAAVVRLLLAPLVITSLGNGHGHGYGYRSDTARGMRSLTDAVESHLEEHNMDVSACAQRYICQYLQHSVSPSYARALHVVASSPWLDSLTKDTAVRHAVETARGSRTCAHTYARCRWPPPRPSLGKPRYSLWTSRTLPKVLQYFNG; encoded by the exons ATGCCGTCATGCGATCATGCGATCATACACCTTCCAACCGCTGCGACGGCAACACGAGCTGACGGAATGTGGCTGGTGCAGATACTGTACTTGGTGGGCTCGTTGACGGTCTTTGCTGGTCTGCTGCTGGGCTACTGCGGAGAAAGTGTCAATGGAGACTTCTACGGCAATGCGAGTGCGAAGCTTCTGCGCTTCCGAGACTTTGAGCCCCGCCAGCAAGGGCGACACTTGGACGAGGCCTTCGCGGAGGAGATGGATGCGGAGATGGATGCAGAGATGGATATGGGGATGGGCCTGCCTGGCGTGGGGCGGGAGGGACGTGGCTTCCACTTTCATGCCAGCGGCGAGGATGTCAGCGTCGAGTTGGAGTTCATCGTGCCATTCCTGAAGGTGCCGGTGAAGCGCAGCATGGGCCTGGCCCGCGACGCCGTGCAGAACCTCCTGAACCTGCGCACGGGAACGCTGCTCAACACGGCGGTTGTGGTGGCTGCGGGAGCTGTCATTGCAGCCGTGGTGCGCCTGCTCCTGGCTCCGCTGGTGATCACGTCGCTGGGcaacggacacggacacggatacGGCTACAGATCGGATACCGCCAGAGGCA TGCGCAGCCTAACGGACGCTGTAGAGTCCCACCTGGAGGAGCACAACATGGACGTGTCCGCCTGTGCCCAGCGCTACATCTGCCAGTACCTGCAGCACAGTGTTTCCCCGAGCTATGCGCGGGCTCTCCACGTGGTCGCCAG CTCTCCCTGGCTGGATTCCCTCACCAAAGACACTGCGGTTCGCCATGCCGTCGAAACGGCACGAGGCAGTCGGACCTGTGCCCACACCTACGCGAGATGCAGatggcctcctcctcggcccTCTCTCGGGAAGCCCCGCTACTCGCTGTGGACCTCGCGGACGTTGCCAAAAGTCCTGCAGTACTTCAACGGTTGA